From one Deinococcus aetherius genomic stretch:
- a CDS encoding acetylxylan esterase, with protein sequence MALFDLPLETLRTYAPPVHEPANFDAFWRGTLEEARAFPLDARFEEVDFGLRSLNTFDVTFRGSGGQPVKGWLLRPRNAGGDLPCVVEFIGYGGGRGLPTDWLTYASAGYAHLVMDTRGQGSVWRRGDTPDLAPDGDNPQYPGFLTRGVRSPQTYYYRRVFTDAVRAVAAARAAPGVDATRVAVAGGSQGGGISLAVAGLVPDLAGVLPDVPFLCHFRRASEITNAAPYNEVAGYLRVHRDAVEEVFGTLAYFDGVSFASRIHAPALFSVGLMDEVCPPSTVFAAYNRLPGRKDIRVYPYSGHEAGEGVHVPERLRFLRGLSGWAG encoded by the coding sequence ATGGCCCTGTTCGACCTGCCCCTGGAAACGCTGCGGACGTACGCCCCCCCTGTTCACGAGCCCGCCAACTTCGACGCCTTCTGGCGCGGGACGCTGGAGGAGGCGCGCGCCTTCCCGCTGGACGCCCGCTTCGAGGAGGTGGACTTCGGCCTGCGCTCTCTGAACACCTTTGACGTGACCTTCCGGGGCTCCGGCGGGCAGCCGGTCAAGGGGTGGCTCCTGCGGCCCAGGAACGCCGGGGGCGACCTGCCCTGTGTGGTGGAGTTCATCGGCTATGGCGGCGGGCGGGGTCTTCCCACCGACTGGCTCACCTACGCCTCGGCGGGGTACGCGCACCTCGTCATGGACACCCGCGGGCAGGGTAGTGTGTGGCGCCGGGGCGACACGCCCGACCTCGCGCCGGATGGGGACAACCCCCAGTACCCAGGTTTCCTCACCCGCGGGGTGCGCAGTCCGCAGACGTACTACTACCGCCGGGTCTTCACGGACGCTGTGCGGGCAGTGGCGGCGGCGCGCGCTGCTCCCGGGGTGGACGCCACAAGGGTCGCCGTGGCGGGGGGCAGTCAGGGCGGCGGCATCTCCCTGGCGGTGGCCGGACTCGTGCCGGACCTCGCGGGCGTGCTTCCCGACGTGCCCTTCCTGTGCCATTTCCGCCGCGCCTCCGAAATCACCAACGCCGCACCCTACAACGAGGTGGCGGGCTACTTGCGAGTTCACCGGGACGCGGTGGAGGAGGTGTTCGGCACGCTCGCCTACTTCGACGGGGTGAGTTTTGCGTCACGCATCCACGCACCCGCCCTCTTCTCGGTCGGCCTGATGGACGAGGTGTGCCCGCCCAGCACGGTGTTCGCCGCGTACAACCGCCTGCCCGGGAGAAAGGACATCCGCGTCTACCCCTACAGCGGCCACGAGGCCGGGGAGGGCGTGCACGTTCCCGAACGGCTGCGCTTCCTGCGGGGGCTTTCCGGGTGGGCGGGGTAG
- a CDS encoding glycoside hydrolase family 1 protein, with translation MTHIMDDAHTSSPLAFPPGFTWGAATSAYQIEGAWDEDGKGPSIWDTFAHMPGRVAGGDKGDVACDHYHRWEEDLDLIAGLNRDSAEWFADYARVVVDRLSDRVSHWMTLNEPQCFVGLGHRTGQHAPGDQYDWERVLRVGHHALLAHGRAVQVIRSHARTPSTVGYAPVGVVRIPASGRPEDLEAGIRHMFSVPKGDSWNNTWWLDPVLRGQYPEDGMDAFDGARPPVQPGDFEIMNQPLDFLGANIDNGQTIRAGEDGVPQDVPHPQGIGRNLYAWPVTPASLYWGRRLLQERYGLPIVVTENGTSTGDWVNLDGQVRDFARIDFLRRYLLELRRAMADGVDVRAYFHWSWMDNFEWQEGYKQRFGLVHVDYATQKRTPKASAAWYARVMETGGASLDEAVSL, from the coding sequence TTGACGCACATCATGGACGACGCCCACACTTCCTCACCCCTGGCCTTCCCCCCGGGCTTCACCTGGGGGGCCGCCACCTCGGCCTACCAGATCGAGGGCGCCTGGGACGAGGACGGCAAGGGGCCGAGCATCTGGGACACCTTCGCCCACATGCCGGGCCGCGTGGCGGGCGGGGACAAGGGCGACGTGGCCTGCGACCACTACCACCGCTGGGAGGAGGACCTGGACCTGATCGCGGGGCTCAACCGCGACAGCGCCGAGTGGTTCGCCGACTACGCGCGGGTGGTGGTGGACCGGCTGTCCGACCGCGTGTCGCACTGGATGACCTTGAACGAGCCGCAGTGCTTCGTGGGCCTGGGACACCGCACCGGGCAGCACGCACCTGGAGACCAGTACGACTGGGAGCGGGTGCTGCGGGTCGGGCACCACGCGCTGCTCGCCCACGGCCGGGCCGTGCAGGTGATCCGCTCACATGCGAGGACGCCCAGCACCGTGGGCTACGCGCCGGTCGGCGTGGTGCGGATCCCCGCCTCCGGGCGGCCGGAGGACCTGGAGGCGGGGATCCGGCACATGTTCAGCGTGCCCAAGGGCGACTCCTGGAACAACACCTGGTGGCTCGACCCGGTGCTGCGCGGGCAGTACCCCGAAGACGGCATGGACGCCTTTGACGGCGCGCGTCCACCCGTCCAGCCGGGTGACTTCGAGATCATGAACCAGCCGCTCGACTTCCTGGGCGCCAACATCGACAACGGCCAGACCATCCGCGCGGGCGAGGACGGCGTTCCCCAGGACGTGCCGCACCCGCAGGGCATCGGGCGCAACCTGTATGCCTGGCCGGTGACGCCCGCCTCCCTGTACTGGGGCCGGCGCCTGCTGCAAGAGCGCTACGGCCTGCCCATCGTCGTGACCGAGAACGGCACCAGCACGGGCGACTGGGTGAACCTGGACGGCCAGGTGCGCGACTTCGCCCGCATCGACTTCCTGCGACGCTACCTGCTGGAACTGCGCCGGGCCATGGCCGACGGCGTGGACGTGCGCGCGTACTTCCACTGGTCGTGGATGGACAACTTCGAGTGGCAGGAGGGCTACAAGCAGCGCTTCGGCCTCGTGCATGTGGATTACGCCACCCAGAAGCGCACCCCCAAGGCGAGCGCGGCGTGGTATGCACGGGTCATGGAGACGGGCGGCGCGAGTCTGGATGAAGCGGTGAGCCTCTGA
- a CDS encoding GH39 family glycosyl hydrolase, translating to MRQHHRTHTSAALLALTGLLLAGCGQNASPTTRAAPTSLSTQAVSTTAWQDADIGNTGAAGSFTQEGDTIRVTGAGDEIGGGYDQFHFTYQALEGDGVIVARVADIASANAGTKAAVVIRETLDGWPPARETIMGFSGANGAFFAARTEPQGFANVTANGAALPGWVKLERRGNVFTGFTSVDGQTWQQAGSATVGMGSKLYVGLAGGGETFGKLATSTFDHVSVATIDPPPVNVSVNWDQTLFRTSPLGYGLNGFKAFDPQNAASAKYNENLRYMNPGILRYHSMEMMGDSGTTPNGWIDTANRRWDAEKINTALKNLGADPVRLINIPTWPSWMDTDKDDLLDPGMEDAFANFCADLVRIVNVQGRNRVMYWEPTNERDDVYFVRPTNAGQPDRLNDLIDIYNRAARAMKAVDPHIQVGGPAFARADLYPQVRRFIAGTLNVDRERGRPVSTLDFLSIHGYASGDPTESDAAIYNRIYNPTDSTVNSLSKHVADIRAMLDEANGRRIPLWMDEYNISWAWWTGEERMHNNKGAVFDALAMVYLTGAGADSTMAWNEKDGAYGKTDENDALRPSAHLFHLMNRYMLGRRVAAQSADESAVAVAAVRGERGERAYLLINRSGARQGVVTTFQGWRPDGRRSTLDRYEISADGFTKGTMAWSDVAAGNLRLPPNSVTLIVEGK from the coding sequence ATGCGTCAACACCACCGCACGCACACCTCCGCCGCCCTCCTCGCCCTGACCGGCCTGCTCCTCGCGGGCTGCGGGCAGAACGCCTCGCCCACGACGCGGGCCGCCCCCACCTCCCTGAGCACCCAGGCAGTTTCCACCACCGCGTGGCAGGACGCCGACATCGGCAACACCGGCGCCGCGGGGAGCTTCACCCAGGAGGGCGACACCATCCGCGTAACGGGAGCGGGCGACGAGATCGGCGGGGGTTACGACCAGTTCCACTTCACCTACCAGGCGCTGGAGGGCGACGGCGTGATCGTGGCGCGGGTGGCGGACATCGCCAGCGCCAATGCCGGGACCAAGGCCGCGGTCGTGATACGCGAGACGCTGGACGGCTGGCCCCCGGCGCGCGAGACGATCATGGGCTTCTCGGGGGCGAACGGCGCCTTTTTCGCCGCGCGGACCGAGCCCCAGGGCTTTGCCAACGTCACCGCGAATGGCGCGGCGCTCCCCGGCTGGGTGAAGCTTGAACGCCGGGGCAACGTGTTCACCGGCTTCACCTCGGTGGACGGGCAGACGTGGCAGCAGGCCGGGAGCGCGACGGTCGGCATGGGGAGCAAGCTGTACGTGGGCCTCGCGGGCGGCGGCGAGACCTTCGGCAAGCTCGCCACCTCGACCTTCGACCACGTGAGCGTGGCGACCATCGACCCGCCGCCCGTGAACGTCAGCGTGAACTGGGATCAGACCCTCTTCCGCACCTCGCCCCTGGGCTACGGCCTGAACGGCTTCAAGGCCTTTGACCCCCAGAACGCGGCGAGCGCGAAGTACAACGAGAACCTGCGCTACATGAACCCCGGCATCCTGCGCTACCACAGCATGGAGATGATGGGCGACTCGGGGACCACGCCCAACGGCTGGATCGATACCGCCAACAGGCGCTGGGACGCCGAGAAGATCAACACGGCGCTGAAGAACCTCGGGGCCGACCCGGTGCGCCTCATCAACATCCCCACCTGGCCGAGCTGGATGGATACGGACAAGGACGACCTCCTGGACCCCGGCATGGAGGACGCCTTCGCCAACTTCTGCGCGGACCTCGTGCGGATCGTGAACGTGCAGGGGCGCAACCGGGTGATGTACTGGGAGCCCACGAACGAGCGCGACGACGTGTACTTCGTGCGGCCCACCAATGCCGGGCAGCCCGACCGCCTGAACGACCTCATCGACATCTACAACCGGGCGGCCCGCGCGATGAAGGCGGTGGACCCGCACATCCAGGTCGGCGGGCCCGCCTTCGCCCGCGCGGACCTCTACCCGCAGGTGCGGCGCTTTATCGCGGGCACGCTGAACGTCGACCGGGAGCGGGGCCGCCCGGTGAGCACCCTCGATTTTCTGAGCATCCACGGGTACGCGAGCGGCGACCCCACCGAGTCCGACGCGGCGATCTATAACCGCATCTACAACCCGACCGACAGCACCGTGAACTCGCTGAGCAAGCACGTGGCCGACATCCGCGCCATGTTGGACGAGGCGAACGGGCGGCGTATCCCGCTGTGGATGGACGAGTACAACATCAGTTGGGCGTGGTGGACGGGCGAGGAGCGCATGCACAACAATAAGGGCGCGGTGTTCGACGCCCTGGCGATGGTGTACCTGACCGGCGCGGGCGCCGACTCCACGATGGCCTGGAACGAGAAGGACGGCGCCTATGGCAAGACCGACGAGAACGACGCGCTGCGGCCAAGCGCCCACCTCTTCCACCTGATGAACCGCTACATGCTCGGGAGGCGGGTCGCGGCGCAGAGCGCGGACGAGTCGGCGGTCGCCGTCGCCGCCGTGAGGGGCGAGCGCGGGGAGCGGGCGTACCTGCTGATCAACCGCTCGGGCGCCCGGCAGGGGGTCGTGACGACCTTCCAGGGGTGGCGCCCCGACGGCCGCCGGAGCACCCTCGACCGCTACGAGATCTCGGCGGACGGGTTCACGAAGGGCACCATGGCCTGGAGCGACGTGGCCGCCGGGAACCTGCGCCTGCCGCCCAACTCGGTCACGCTGATTGTCGAGGGCAAGTAA
- a CDS encoding discoidin domain-containing protein, protein MSKRTTPALTLLTLALTACGQPAQSGETSAPTLHTQAAVTANVYVDWGETRGTITNELYGVGLYGGVAPSVATQPTYKTNLSYFKPGLVRFHYNDLINDSATDPRGWVDVANRRWDEARIKTVMDAIDSLNSGTYEYYKPAKLVNIPRWPAWMKTYTYTSGGHSETLLDPSEFDNYAAFCAQLATILKNQGRNVKYYTPTNELDSRYYVPYLNGGDKLDELITLHNKVAAAIRAADPNAKIGGLEFARGDLTDGVRRFIRGTKGSLDVVMYHFYANDDPYAADADVYNRTQDAARHGQDIVNIVRQEGLNLPVMDTEFNINYAGRQDYKMTLSQGAVYDALVFIGAANTGQVGTAAWNDRDGYYGKLNNDDGTNSIRVGAHNLQMFNTFMTGQRVTSTSDNGALVTLATTSAGRKSMALVNRSSTAQTVKVNFSSLWSTTATWNRYVVAPDPRYYYTGTLSTADLQNGNLTVEPNSVTVLTVADSAAVTSTSRELSRTGWTASASGSGAGEGPANALDGSVTTRWSTGAPQANGQWFQVDFGSAKTFDRVILDANNSLTDFPRRYEVYASNDPANLGMPLVTGPGIAVSGSAYGTGGGFAGAPTIITFAPKTARYLRIVQKGCCTPGSNWWGINDLRVYSH, encoded by the coding sequence GGGGCACCATCACGAACGAGCTGTACGGGGTGGGGCTGTACGGCGGGGTCGCGCCCTCGGTTGCCACGCAGCCCACGTACAAGACGAACCTCAGCTATTTCAAACCCGGCCTGGTGCGTTTTCACTACAACGACCTCATCAACGACTCGGCCACCGACCCGCGCGGCTGGGTGGACGTGGCGAACCGCCGCTGGGATGAGGCTCGCATCAAGACGGTGATGGACGCCATTGACTCGTTGAATTCAGGCACGTACGAGTACTACAAGCCCGCCAAGCTGGTGAACATCCCCCGCTGGCCCGCCTGGATGAAGACGTACACGTATACCTCCGGCGGCCACAGCGAGACGTTGCTCGACCCCAGCGAGTTCGACAACTACGCGGCCTTCTGCGCGCAATTGGCGACGATCCTCAAGAACCAGGGCCGCAACGTCAAGTACTACACCCCGACGAACGAGCTGGACTCCCGGTACTACGTGCCCTATTTGAATGGGGGAGACAAGCTCGACGAACTCATCACGCTCCACAACAAGGTTGCGGCGGCAATTCGGGCCGCGGACCCGAACGCGAAGATCGGCGGCCTGGAGTTCGCGCGGGGCGACCTGACGGACGGGGTGCGGCGCTTCATCCGCGGCACGAAGGGCTCCCTTGACGTGGTGATGTACCACTTCTACGCGAACGATGACCCTTACGCCGCCGACGCCGACGTGTACAACCGCACGCAGGACGCCGCGCGGCACGGGCAGGACATCGTGAACATCGTGCGGCAGGAGGGGCTGAATCTCCCCGTGATGGACACCGAGTTCAACATCAACTACGCCGGGCGCCAGGACTACAAGATGACCCTCTCGCAGGGGGCGGTGTACGACGCCCTCGTCTTCATCGGCGCGGCCAACACCGGGCAGGTGGGCACCGCCGCCTGGAACGACCGCGACGGCTACTACGGCAAGCTGAACAACGACGACGGCACCAACTCCATCCGCGTCGGCGCGCACAACCTCCAGATGTTCAACACCTTCATGACGGGCCAGCGCGTGACGAGCACCTCCGACAACGGCGCGTTGGTCACGCTCGCCACCACTTCGGCGGGGCGCAAGTCGATGGCGCTGGTGAACCGCTCGAGCACGGCCCAGACGGTGAAGGTGAACTTCTCGTCGTTGTGGAGCACGACCGCGACCTGGAACCGGTATGTGGTCGCGCCGGACCCCAGGTACTACTACACGGGCACGCTGAGCACCGCCGACCTGCAAAACGGCAACCTGACCGTGGAGCCGAACTCAGTCACGGTGCTGACGGTCGCCGACAGCGCGGCGGTCACCTCCACCAGCCGCGAACTCTCCCGCACCGGTTGGACGGCCAGCGCGTCCGGCAGCGGGGCCGGGGAGGGGCCTGCGAACGCCCTCGACGGCAGCGTGACGACCCGTTGGTCCACGGGGGCGCCGCAGGCGAACGGGCAGTGGTTCCAGGTGGACTTCGGGAGCGCCAAGACGTTCGACCGGGTGATCCTCGACGCCAACAACTCGCTGACCGACTTCCCCCGCCGCTACGAGGTGTACGCCTCCAACGACCCGGCCAACCTCGGCATGCCCCTCGTCACCGGCCCCGGCATCGCGGTGAGCGGCAGCGCGTACGGCACGGGTGGAGGTTTCGCGGGGGCGCCCACCATCATCACCTTCGCCCCGAAGACGGCCCGCTACCTCCGCATCGTGCAAAAGGGCTGCTGCACCCCCGGCTCGAACTGGTGGGGCATCAACGACCTGCGCGTTTACAGCCACTGA